CTGTATGTTTTACGCTGGTGCCTTTATCGGTCCCGCAAGCCACAACCATGGCCGCCAGGGTTATCAGTAAGATGCAGGTAGATAACCTGTTTGAAATGCGTGTCATCACTGACGGCTAAGATAAGGGAAAATGTGGGTAGTAGTGGTTGGAGATTAGTTAATCAGTGATCGGGATAAATAGGGCGACTAAATAAAGAAGCGGTGGAATAGTGCGATTCCCCTCTTGAGAGGGGCGGAAGGGGGGGGCTTTATACGTGCGAATAACACACCCCTGCAGTCACACCATCAACGCGCAACCTTTCAAGAGAGTAATAGCCCATAAAGAGGCAGCGAGCATCTAAAGACGCGAAGGCCAGTGCGATTCCCTCCCTTGGGAGGGTGTAGGGAGGGGTTTGTGCGATTGCATGCGGTATAAACCCCTCCCCGCCACTTCACAATGCCACCACGCCCCTCCCCAAGGAGGGATTTATTATACTCCTGCCAATTGATGGACTATTCCCCTCTCAAGAAGAGGATTTAGCATCTTTCCATCACCTATGGCGTCTTTGCGAGCGACTGCGAAAGAATTATTTTATCAACAGAAACACCAGGAAGCCCAGATAGTGACTCAGCCCCAGTTGCAAACGCTTAAGTGCTTTAGTTAAATGGTTTTCAACCGTTTTTTCTGAGATGCCCAGATACAACGCAATCTCCTTGTTGGTTTTGTGCTGTTTGCGACTTAGCTCGTAAACCGAGCGGCATTTATCAGGCAGCTGACTGATCTCCTGTTCAATGGTGTCAGTCAGGTCTTTCAGCAGGATGGTTTCTTCGGTAGAGTTATCGGTTTCGTGACCATGTACAGCGATAAAAGCTTCGCGATACTTCTCGCGCACCAGCTCTTTGCGATAATGATCAATCACCAGATGGATAACAGACGAGTAAAGGTATGACGATACCCCGTTAATGAGCGGTAATGAATGGCGCTTAACCCACAGGTTGGTAAATAACTCCTGCACAATCTCTTCACACAGCTCTTTATTGCGCAGGCGTTTCCAGGCCGCGTTATAAAGCTTTTTCCAGTGCCTTTTATAGAGTTCTTTAAAGGCGCCAAGCTTGTCATCGCGCAGCAAGTCAACAAGAATATTTTCAGACAATGTGGTATAATCCGTCATGCCAGAAATAACAGTAAAATTAGATGTTTAATTGGTTTGCTTAATAAACAGTAATATTCATTAAAATAATGCTAACCCGCAATACGCATTATCATTATTACAAGCAATAGTTGTTTAAACTCGTTTTGTTGCAATTTTTAGGCTGGTAAGCTTTTGTAAATTTCCATTATTTCATCCGAATTGATGTTTTATAATAGAATTTGAAATGGCCTTAGTGTAGAAAATACGCTATTGAATCCATTAATATGCATGCATAGTAATAAAGAAGGCGCCCATAGTAGCGCCTTCTTTGAAAAATGTTGTTCTAATTTAGTTTTTCTGCAATACAGAAAATATGTTGCCAGATGGGTCTTTAAACCAGGCAATCAACGGCCCGCCTGCGCGGAAGATGCCTCTCTCATCAGTGCTGGCGCTGCCCAGATCATAGTGCTCAAATTTTACACCTTTGGCGGTTAGTTCATCAACCGCGGTATCAATATTGTCAACCGGTAGATTAAGCACCGTGAAAACCGCGGGTACGTGGTCTGGCTTGGGGTAAACCAATACCGTGTTGTTGCCAAATTTAAGCGATAGCGTACCCTCGGGGCCGCTATCTATGCTGATGCCCAGTTTATCGGTGTAGAACTGTTTGGCTGCCTCAATGTCTTTAACGGCAAATCCGGCAAATGCCTGCTCATAAAGTATCATAAGCTTTCGTTTTAAAGTTGTTATAGAATTAAGACTCGGTTGAAGGGTTTTGTTTGCGCATACTCCATTTGTCATTCCAAACGAACAAGTGGTTGGTTGTGCGGTAGCGTGAGGAGGAATCTTATATAAGCGATAAGCCAAAGAGGTTTCTTTGCACTCGTATAAGATTTCTCCTTCGTCGAAATGACATCATGGTAAAGAGTTGCTATGTGAGCCTACCTCACCACCTCATAAAACAACCCTACCACGCCCGATTTTTCAAACGCTTTAGATTTGATCAGTTTCAGCTGCACGCGGTCGGTCACTTCTTTAAATAGTGGTTTGCCGTTGCCTAATATTACCGGCTCCAGTTTAATATGATACTCGTCTACCAAACCACGTTTGGTTAGTTCCTGCACCATCTCGGCCCCGCCGAAGATCACCATATCTTTACCCGGTTGTGCTTTCAATTTGGTAATCTCGTCGGCAACATCGCCGGAGGCAATTACAGAGTTGGTCCACTCTGCCTTATCCAGCGTTTTGCTGAACACCACTTTGCGGGTATCGTTCATCCAATGTGCAAAGGCTACCAGTTCTGGCGGAATGTTAGGCATAGCAGGCACGCCCGGCCAAAACTGAGCAAAGCCTTCATATAGCTTGCGGCCGGTTAAAATGGTATCTACATTTTCTACCATACCATCCGCCATAAAGGCGCCCATCTCATCGTCGGTACGGGTCATCCAGTCTTGCTCATTTTCCGCGCCGGCTACGCAGCCGTCAAAAGACAGGTGTATAAATAAAATTACTTTTCTCATAGCAGTTGTTTATTATGTTATAGCGAGGAGCACCCTGGGATCAAACGTTGGGGTGACGAAGCAATCTCGTCGCAAGAATAGTGCACGCGAGGAATCCCCACACAGCCTTGCTCACAATGACAATGTTCTATTTTTCTAATACACGTTTCAGGTTGTTCAAACTCTCGGCCATATCGGCTCCCAATTTTTTCGGCAGGCTCATCATAATGTGGAACATACGCATCATCAAGTTGCGTTTTCCCTGTATGGTCCAGTTGATATTGGTTTGGCCCTGACCAGCATCCCTGGTGGTAAAAGTGGCTTCAAGTCCGCCTTCGAAGGGTTTAATAAAACGCACATTGGTAATCATCTGTTGGCCTTCTTTTATGCTTTTTATTTCTTGTTCGCCCTGTCCTACTTGTTTGTTATCGCTATCCCAGGTGTACAAAAAGCCCGGCTGACCGTCAGTGCCGGTAAATGTGCGTTGCGCGTTCAGATCGGTCATTACCCATTTGCTGTAATAGTCCTGGTTTTTGAGGATGCGCACGTAGTCAAAAACTTCCTGTCGCGGGCGGTTGATTACTACCTCCCTGCTGATGGTATAATCTTCGCTGCTGGCAGCTGCGGCAATAAGGAGAATAATTATTATGGTGCCAATAAGGCCCAGAATGAAGTAAACAATGATAAGTACTAGTTCCATGATGATGATTGTTTGGAGTGATATAGTGATTATGGTTTGATGTTAAATTATAGATTATTTTTTGTTTCTGGTGATTGAACAATATAAAAGTACCCTGAAAGTCAGGCTGCCGTGAGGGGCCATTGCGCAAACATGGCGGGTTGTTTGCGACAGATTTTCTTTTTAGTTTTACTTTTACCATGAAACATGTTTCAATACTGATACCCGTGGGCCATACCAGCCTGAGTAACATTGATGGCAGCCATCATATTCTTACAGAGGTTAATAACTTTATGCAGATGATGGGCCAGCAGCCACTGTTTAACGTGCAGATGGTGGGCCTGGAGGCGCCTACCCCACAGCGTAACGGCCTGTTTACCATTAAACCCGATGTGCTGTATAAAGACATTGAGAAAACCGATATGGTGATCATTCCCGCTGTGCACGGCGATATTGAGCAGACGTTAAAGGCCAATGCCGCATTACTACCCTGGATAGTGGATCAATATAACAAAGGTGCCGAATTGGTGAGTTTTTGCATCGGTGCATTTGTGCTGGCAGCCACCGGTTTGTTAAAAGGAAAGCAGTGTGCCACGCACTGGGTGGCAGCAAATGATTTCAGGAGGATGTACCCGGATGTAAACCTGGTTGACTATAAAATTATGACCGAGGAAGATGGCATTTACACCAGCGGGGGTGCTTACTCTTACCTTAACCTGATGGTTTACCTGGTGGAAAAACATGCGGGTAGAGAAATGGCCATCATGATCTCAAAAGCGTTTATGATTGATATCGATCGCGATAGCCAGTCGCCATTCATCATCTTCCAGGGGCAAAAAGCTCACGAGGATGCCCCTGTTAAAAAAGCGCAGGAATACATTGAACAGAATTTTCAGGACCGCATTACAGTAGATCAGCTGGCAGATATGCTGGCCCTCGGTCGTCGCAGTTTGGAGCGTCGTTTTAAACAGGCCACCAGCAACACCGTAACCGAATACATACAACGCGTAAAAATGGAAGCCGCCAAGAAAAGCCTGGAGGTGAGCCGCAAAAACATTAACGAGGTGATGTATGATGTGGGTTATACCGATGTGAAAACCTTCCGCACGGTGTTTAAAAAGGTAACGGGCCTGTCGCCGGTGGAGTATAAGCATAAGTATAATAAGGCGGCGTAAGGGAACCAGGATTTAACGAATTTTTAGGATTTACAGGATAAAGCCAATACGTCTTTGCGAGGCACGAAGCAATCTCTGCAAATGCTATGTGGGTTTGCATATTCGACTATCCTGTACAGAGGTTGCTTCGTGCCTCGCAAAGACGTGTTAGATAAATAGAACAGGCATCCTGTAAATCCTAAAAATTCGTTAAATCCAGGTTCAATTTAACACCTCGCATTCAAACCCCTCATTCTGCAAAGTCGCTGCAATCTGTTCCGAAGATAACAGCCGTCCCTCTACCCTTAACACCCTGTCGCAATCTTCCAGATCGAAGTTGATGCGCGCTTCAGGGTAATGGCGCAGCAGTTTTTTGATGAGCCGCTGGCCGGTCCGTGGTTCGCATACGTTGGTTTTAAATATTTCGACCGTGGTCATCGGGCTTAAGCAAAATGTGTGGCGATGTTTTGGAGCTGGTGGGTATGGCGGCGGGTGTGCACGTCTGCAAACGTCAGTAGTTCGAAGCGCGAGAGATGCCCCATGGTAGGAAACTCGCCTGCGGTGCAGATTTCGGTCAGGTCCTCGTTTGCAGCTACTGTTACCAATTTATCAAACCCCGCACGCAACTGCGTAATGATTTCCTGCTGATCTTTGGGCTGGTCATCTGGCTGCACAAAATCGGGCCCCTGCATTTTTATCTCAAAGTTGAGGAAGATAGAGGCCAGCTGGGCGGCGTTTTGCTGCCAGTCGCGATCCGCTGCTTGTGTTGGGCCGGTAACCAGCTGTCCTGTGCCGGTAACGGATAACAAAATGTGTTGTGCTACCTGCGCCGGTGTCCAGCTGCCCTCAAATGGAACAGTATTAAATTCCTCCGGACTGAAAATGTCTAAAGCCGCCAAAAAACCATCCCTGGTTTGTTTAAGCTGTTCTGCTAATTGCTTCTCCATAAAACAAAGTTAGGCAGCACAAGCACGATGAGTGATAGCCTCCTGTGTCAAACACGGGGGGCGATTGCGACAAATGCCGCTTAATACAAATACCCAGAAGACGGCTTAGAAAGTTTACTATTGACGCGTATAGGTATAAATACTAACGTATTTATAAGTATTAGAAGTATTCAAGCCCCAGCCAGAATCAGGAGGGCGGTTCGAGGTAACTGTATATTCCAACTGCTTGTCGTCCAAACGAGATACCTGGCATGTGGTTGGGTTTGTGCCATCTGTATTAGACTGCATGAGCACGTTATTATTAAAGGTATACTTAAGGTAAGCACTTGTATCAACAACGGTTTTGCCACTTTTTGTATAAGGGTGTCCTGTTACATAAGCCCTGCCATCAGCTTTGTAGATTTCAGACCAGGCTATTAATGCATTATAAGATATTGTATAGTCTCGTATAGAGTCCTTGAGGAGGTCATTGTTAGCTAGTGAATATACTTTGATGTTCTCTTTAACCACAAGCCATTTGCCTACAAGCGAGGTGTTTGTGTTGTTTGTTTGATCTGATGGGTCGTTTTTCTTGTTACAGGCAAACATCAATGCAATTGCTGCAACGGCCAGGGTAGCTTTGATAAGGTTTTTCATGGCACAAATATAAGCTCAGTTGCGCGGTTTAGAAGTGTGTTTATAAAATCAAAATTCCTTCCATGAAAAGAGAAGGTAACTCAGTCCCCCACACCGGCCACTTCTTCCAGTACGGCGACGGCCTGGTTAATATCCTCTACATGCTCAACGCTCAGGCGCAGGCTGTTCTTGATCTCTTTCAGATTAGCGCGACGGTGGTTGAACTGCAGAAAATCAAGCACGTTTTTAAACGCCTGACTTTCAAAGTAAGGCGACTTAGGGTTGGCGATGAAGTAGCCGCGCAGTACGTTTTTCTTGAGCGATATTTTTTCAAAGCCGATGGTTTTGCCCAGCCATTGCAGGCGCATGGTACTCAGCATATCTCTTACCGGGGCAGGTACGGGGCCAAAGCGGTCATGCAGCTGTTGCTGGAAAGCTTTCAGCTCTGCCTCGTTCTCCAGTTTAGAGAGCTCGGTGTAGAGGTTGTAACGCTCGGCTATACTGGTTACATATTCATCGGGGATGAGGATCTCCTGGTCGGTATCAATCTGGGTAAAGCTGACGAACGGGCGGGGTTTCTCGTCGGTAAACAAACCTTTAAACTCATCGTCTTTTAGTTCCTGAATGGCTTCGTCGAGGATCTTGTGATACATTTCAAAGCCAATCTCGGCAATAAAACCACTTTGTTCGGCGCCCAGCAGGTTACCGCTGCCGCGGATGTCCAGATCGCGCATGGCTACATTAAAACCGCTGCCCAGATCGCTAAACTCTTCAATGGCGCTCAGTCGCTTACGGGCCTCGGGAGTTAAAGTACTCATCGGCGGGCTCAGCAAGTAACAGAATGCCTTTTTATTGCTTCGGCCCACCCGGCCACGCATCTGGTGCAAATCGCTCAGGCCAAACATGTGCGCGTAGTTGATGATGATGGTATTGGCGTTCGGGATATCCAGTCCTGCCTCAATAATGGTAGTGGCCACCAGTACATCATAATCGGCGCTCACAAATTTTAGCATCACGTCTTCCAGGTCATCGCCCTCCAACTGCCCGTGAGCTATGCCTATTCGGGCCTTCGGGACCAGCTTTTTGATCAAGCCACCCAGTTGCGGTAAGTCGGCTACGCGGTTGTGGATGAAGAATAATTGTCCGTTACGACCCAGTTCAAACTCTACGGCTTCTTTAATCAGCTTCTCGTTAAAAACGTGCAGCTCGGTTACTACCGGCTGACGGTTTGGCGGAGGGGTAGAGATGATGGAAAGATCGCGCGCTCCCATCAGCGAGAAGTGCAGCGTACGCGGGATAGGCGTTGCCGTCAGCGTCAGCGTATCTACATTGGCGCGCATCTGTTTCAGTTTTTCCTTTACGGTTACGCCAAATTTTTGCTCTTCGTCAATAATCATCAGGCCAAGGTCTTTAAACTTCACATCCTTGCTCACCAAACGGTGGGTACCAATAATGATATCAACCTTACCCTGCTGCAATTTTTCCAGCGATTCTTTGATCTGCTTGGTCGATTTGAAACGGTTGATGTAATCAATATTAACCGGGAAGCCCTTCAGTCGGTCTGAAAATGTTTTGTAGTGCTGTGCCGCCAAAATGGTGGTTGGTACCAATACAGCCACCTGCTTGCTATCGGCCACGGCCTTAAACGCTGCGCGGATGGCTACTTCGGTTTTGCCGAAACCCACGTCGCCACAGATGAGGCGGTCCATCGGGTGCGGCGATTCCATATCGCGTTTAAAATCATTGGTGGCCTTTTCCTGGTCGGGCGTGTCCTCGTAAATAAAAGAGGCTTCCAGCTCATTTTGCAGGTAGCTATCGGGCGAGAAGGCATTGCCGCTTTGAGATTTGCGTACCGCATAAAGCTTAATCAGATCTCGGGCAATGTCTTTAACTTTTTTTTTTGTGGTTTTTTTGAGTCGCTCCCAGGTATCGGTACCCAGCTTGTTCATTTTGGGCACGGTACCCTCTTTACCGCTGTATTTAGAAATACGGTTAAGCGAGTTGATGTTGACGTACAGCAGGTCGTTATCGGCATAAATGAGCCTGATCATTTCCTGCATTTTGCCGTTGGTCTCCACCTTTTCCAGTCCGGCGTATTTGCCAATACCGTGGTCAATGTGGGTTACGTAGTCGCCCGGTTTTAGTTCACGCAGCTCTTTGAGGGTGATGGCCTGGCTGCGCTGATAACCTTTCTTGGGCTTGTATTTATAGTAACGGTCAAAAATCTGGTGATCGGTATAACAGGCAATCTTCTGCTCCTGATCTACAAAACCCTCGCGGATGGACAGGTTAAGCGGAATGAACTTTACCGTTTTATCCAGGTCATCCAAAATGGCATACAAACGCTCTACCTGTTTAGGCGAGTCGGTTAGTATGTAATTGGTGATGCCTTCGGCCGTGTTGTTTTTAAAATTGTGGATGAGCAGCTGGAAGTCTTTGTTGAACGATGGCTGCGGACGTATGTCAAACCTGATCTCGTTACGGCCATTGTAAAAGAACTGCTTGCCAAATTCTATCACCGGGTAGTCGGCCAGTTGGTCGGCTATCAGTTTCTCGTCGGTAAAGTTAAATTTCGGATCGATCCATTCCGGGTTATGTTGCTTTTCATCAGCGCTGAGCGCTTTCCATAACTGGTTGGCTTTTTTGTAGCCCTCTTGGATGATGTCGAAGGTAAACTGCACATCCTTAATCCACAATTGGGTACTTGGATCGATGAATTCCAGCAGAGAAATATTGTTGGTGGTGAGGAACTTTGATTGTACGTTGGGCACAATGGTAATGCTCTTCATCTGTTCAACAGAAAGCTGGCTCTCTATTTCAAACGTGCGGATAGACTCAATCACATCGCCAAAAAACTCAATGCGGTAAGGCAGGTCATGCGAGAACGAGAAGATATCCACAATGCCGCCACGTACCGAAAACTGCCCTGGCTCGTACACAAAGTCAACCCGGTCAAAATCATACTCTACCAGAAACTCGGTAATGAAATCAATACTGAGTTTGGTGTTAACGGCAATTTCGAGCGTGTTTTTCTCCAGTGCTACGCGATCAATCACTTTCTCGGCCAGCGCTTCGGGATAGGTAACGATGAGTTTGCCGTATTCAGACGAGTGGTTCAACTCGTTCAGCACCTCGGCCCGGGCCAGCACATTGCTGCTATCGGCCTGGGTAAACTCAAATGGTTTGCGGTATGATGATGGGAAAAGGCAAACTTCTTTGCCGGTCAGGTTTTCCAGATCGGCCTGGAAATAGCCGGCCTCATCGCGGTCTGGCAGTACAAAAACCATGGGCTTGTGCTGCAAAAAATACAAAGCTACCGCCACGGTCGCATCGGCAGATACAACCAAACCACGCAGCTGCACGCGGGCATTTTTTGAAGCATTGAGGGCTGTTGCCAGCTGCTTCACCCGTTCGTCTGCCTTATATTCGTCTAAAACTTCGCGGATATTCAAAGCGCTGCAAATATAGTTTTTGTTGGTTAATTAGACATAAATGTAGAGCCACATATTTGTGGCTTACCGGCGATAGACATACGGGAGCCACAATTATGTGGCTCTACGGGGGAACAAAAACGGCGACTCTAGTAAGATCAATACGCTTGTACTTTCCAATGCCTATATTTACATTTAAATACTTCGCCCCCGTATTAGACCTGTCATCAAAGCAGCATGAAAACGGCTAAGACATATGTTTTTAAACCACGTCGATGGGGTTTTGAACTCATCTTTTTTTTGGTGTTTCTGACACCACCGGTTGCCTTAATTATTAGCGCATGGCGGTATCCGTTGGTTGTTTTACTGGGTTGTTCGGCCCCCGCTTACCTGCTATATCTCCAGCAATATGTTATTCGAGTAATTTGTCAATACAACAGAGCCGATAGTAACAAAACGATTATTATCAACGAAGATAGAAATGAAATGACTTTCCTTCAGAACGACGAAAGTTTTGTTATTCATCGCGATGACGTAGAAAAGGTGCTGCTATTCGATCAGTCTAATTTGGGAAAGTTCGGAACTTATAGATATATGGTCATATGCACGTTCGACAAGCAATTGCTCATAACTAATTTTACTGTTCCGCGACAAGGGTTCGATAATATTTTGTCAAGATTTCTGAGCAATAAGCCGCGTCAGACTTTTATAAAGAGATTTAACTTTATTAGCCCCGAATACCTGAGCATTTACAAACAAAAACGGCGGCCAGAGGCCGCCGGATAATCGTCACTCGCGTTATCGATGCAGGTATTGGGAAGATAAAAAGAAGCGGTGGAATAGTGCGATTCCCCTCTTGAGAGGGGTGGAGGGGTGTGTCCTTATATACGTGCGAATGACACACCCCTGCAGCCGCACCGTCAACACGCCCCCTCTCAAGAGGGGATTTTTAACATTTTCCCAACACCTGTGGTGTCATCGCGAGCGACTGCAATGTTTGTTTTAGTTAGCAGAGAACACGAATCTCTGATTAACTGATCTTTAATTTCTGTCAAAGACGATTAAAAAGTGTACTTTACACCCAGTCCTGGCGAAATATCAAAATACGGACCATGTGCGAGTTCTAAACGCGGCATCAGGTCAAGGTTAATGGCAATAGGCGCCGTTGGAATTTTGTATTCCATGCCGATGATACCGTCTGCGCCCAGCAAGATGGTGTTGTTTTGATAGTTGATATCGTCGGTACCAAAACGACGGTAGGTGCCAGCACCCACGCCGCCAATGTGCGCGCCAAAGCCGTAAAAGAATTTCAACTTGTCTACATCAAAAACAGGTACATGCTTTTCCCACAGGCCGCTAAATACCACGCCGTGCGAGCGGAAGCCAACGATGCCTTCCAGTGCGGTATCATCCTCATAAAAATATTTGATGGATGGGCCAACCTCATAGCTGAAATGCAGGCCAACGGCCGTTTTATAATCTTGGGCTGATGCGTGCTTTACGCAGAAAAGTAATGTCAGGGCAAAAATGATTAGGGAAGTTTTTTTCATAGTGGTAGTATTTGCAATAAAACGCCTCTATTGACAATTTATTGACCATATAGTTTAAAAAAATGAAAAATAGTAAATCAAATAGCGGCGTTATCAGTTGATAACCATGTTGTAAAAGCAAGCCAAACCGATAGATATATCGCTTTTTACCGCATATTTCGGCCCGCTCAAAACGGGGCAAAATTTTTAACTTTGCACTTTAGTTCTACATTTGTGATAACATGCGCAACCAAATAAAGCACCAGGAAACAATTGACTACTTTTTAAAGGTGGTTTGGCAAACTGTGGCTAATCGCTACAATCAGATGGTGGCCGAGTTTGGTATTACACAGTCTATCGGGTATCTGCTTATTAACATCAATGAGCAGGAAGGCACCACGGTTTCTGAAGTAGCTGCTTTGCTGGGGCTGAAATCAACCAGCTTGTCGCGCATGCTGAGTCAACTGGAAAAGATGGACCTGATTTACCGTCAAAGCAATGAGGGCGACAAACGCTCGGTAAAGATCTTCCTGACCGAACTGGGTAAAGAAAAACGCCACCTGGCCCGCGGCTTGGTAAAACAGTTTAACAACTACCTTAATGCCCATATTTCAGAGAAAGAGAAAGACCAGTTGATCAACACGCTGAAAAAGATCAATCAACTCACATTAAACTACAAGCCCGAATAATACCCCGGGCCTTCCCGCCGTTGTAGTAGTCTAAAAGTTTAATTTGTTAAAAAGTGTTAAGCTGCTGTAATTGCCGTTTAAAACAATAAATTTGCCGATTGAAAAGTAAATGAGCCGGTTACTGATTATTTGTTGTTTGAGCCTGTTTGCGCTGTCGGCCTGTAAAAAGGCTAATGGGGATATTGCGCAGATCAAAGAGCAGGCCGCAAAAGACGACCAGTTGCTGCGTGATTATATAGCCCAGAATGGACTAACTGGTCAGGCCAAACAGGTAAAGCCGCTGGGTAGCAATGTAGATACCATAGGTGTTTGGTACATAGTAAGCGATCCGGGAACGGGGAGTAACGTTATTGCCAACTCATCGCTAATTACGGTGGGCTATACCGGAAAAATATTAACTACCGGAAAGGTGTTTGCCTCAACCGATACTTTTCACCCGGCTTATACCCTGGGTAACCTGATTAAGGGCTGGCAATTGGGCCTCACCTACTCAGGCGTAAAAAAAGGCGGTAAGGTAAGGTTGCTAATGGCATCGCGCTATGGCTATGGGCCCTATGATCAGCCTAATCTGAACCTGCCGGCAAACAGTGTGCTTGATTTTGATATTGACATTTTTGATATAACGAACTGATAACTTTTAAATGAAACCAATAACTTTTACGCTGATCCTGATTTGTGCAGTTGCCATGGTGTCGTGCCGTAAGGACAGGAATAATGTCGATATTAAAACATACGACCAGCAGCAGATGGTGCAGTACATGAGCGAAAACGGTTTAACCAGCAGCATGCAGCGCGACCTGACCAGCGGAGATACTACCGGTATGTACTACCAGATACTTACACCGGGCAACACCGCAAAGCCTATTGATTATTCAACTCAAGTATCGGTGGTTTACACACTCAAAAGTTTTGACGGCAAATTTGCCTCAACCGATACCACTTATAATCACTACTATAATTTTGTTGGTCATATTCAAAACAACCAATATATGGCCAAAGGTGTGATGCTTGCTTTGATCAATAACCTGAAATATGTAGGTGGCCGTATGCGTTTATTGGTGCCGTCTCACCTGGCTTTTGGCACAGCTGGTCGTGGTACGGGTAGTAGCGATGCTAATAACCGTGTAGCGGGTAATCAGGGTCTTGATTATTATATCAACATTGTTGATAATCAGGCTGCGTATGATGATGTGGCTATAAAAAACTATATACTAGCTAATAACTGGAAAGAATCTGACTTTACTAAGTTGCCAAGCGGTGTGCGCTACAGAATTACACGCGCAGGCGTTGCCAGCAATACAGTTACGGCAACATCTGTACTGGAGGTTCAATACTCTGGTTTCTTGTTTGATGGCATTTTAACCGCCGACTCTTACAATACAAGCACAGGCACGGGCGTTTCCATGGATCTGTCTACAGACACGCATACTGGTTTGAGACAAGCATTGCTGTATGGAACGCCTGGCGCACAAATGACGGTTTTGGTGCCTTCTACGCTGGCTTACGGCACAGATACCAATGGCGGCACTATTCCGGTTAACAGCTGTTACCGTTATGATGTAAATATTCTATCGGTTCAACAATAAAAGGGAAAAATAACGAGAACGCTTTAGCGTTCGATAATAAAAAAGGCGATATCGTTTAAGATGTCGCTTTTTTTATTGCGATAACTGTCGCGCTTATTTATTCAGTGCTGTCTTAAATGCTTTTAAACAACGATCCCGCGCCATGCCGTGGTCAACAATAGGTTGGGGATATTGGCTAAAATCGGCATACTCTGGCACCCATTTTTTGATGTATTCCATCTTGGGATCAAAACGTTTGGTTTGTGATTCGGGGTTG
This region of Mucilaginibacter yixingensis genomic DNA includes:
- a CDS encoding SRPBCC family protein, encoding MELVLIIVYFILGLIGTIIIILLIAAAASSEDYTISREVVINRPRQEVFDYVRILKNQDYYSKWVMTDLNAQRTFTGTDGQPGFLYTWDSDNKQVGQGEQEIKSIKEGQQMITNVRFIKPFEGGLEATFTTRDAGQGQTNINWTIQGKRNLMMRMFHIMMSLPKKLGADMAESLNNLKRVLEK
- a CDS encoding DinB family protein; the encoded protein is MEKQLAEQLKQTRDGFLAALDIFSPEEFNTVPFEGSWTPAQVAQHILLSVTGTGQLVTGPTQAADRDWQQNAAQLASIFLNFEIKMQGPDFVQPDDQPKDQQEIITQLRAGFDKLVTVAANEDLTEICTAGEFPTMGHLSRFELLTFADVHTRRHTHQLQNIATHFA
- a CDS encoding dihydrofolate reductase family protein, which translates into the protein MRKVILFIHLSFDGCVAGAENEQDWMTRTDDEMGAFMADGMVENVDTILTGRKLYEGFAQFWPGVPAMPNIPPELVAFAHWMNDTRKVVFSKTLDKAEWTNSVIASGDVADEITKLKAQPGKDMVIFGGAEMVQELTKRGLVDEYHIKLEPVILGNGKPLFKEVTDRVQLKLIKSKAFEKSGVVGLFYEVVR
- a CDS encoding GlxA family transcriptional regulator, translated to MKHVSILIPVGHTSLSNIDGSHHILTEVNNFMQMMGQQPLFNVQMVGLEAPTPQRNGLFTIKPDVLYKDIEKTDMVIIPAVHGDIEQTLKANAALLPWIVDQYNKGAELVSFCIGAFVLAATGLLKGKQCATHWVAANDFRRMYPDVNLVDYKIMTEEDGIYTSGGAYSYLNLMVYLVEKHAGREMAIMISKAFMIDIDRDSQSPFIIFQGQKAHEDAPVKKAQEYIEQNFQDRITVDQLADMLALGRRSLERRFKQATSNTVTEYIQRVKMEAAKKSLEVSRKNINEVMYDVGYTDVKTFRTVFKKVTGLSPVEYKHKYNKAA
- a CDS encoding RNA polymerase sigma-70 factor gives rise to the protein MTDYTTLSENILVDLLRDDKLGAFKELYKRHWKKLYNAAWKRLRNKELCEEIVQELFTNLWVKRHSLPLINGVSSYLYSSVIHLVIDHYRKELVREKYREAFIAVHGHETDNSTEETILLKDLTDTIEQEISQLPDKCRSVYELSRKQHKTNKEIALYLGISEKTVENHLTKALKRLQLGLSHYLGFLVFLLIK
- a CDS encoding VOC family protein; the encoded protein is MILYEQAFAGFAVKDIEAAKQFYTDKLGISIDSGPEGTLSLKFGNNTVLVYPKPDHVPAVFTVLNLPVDNIDTAVDELTAKGVKFEHYDLGSASTDERGIFRAGGPLIAWFKDPSGNIFSVLQKN